In Fodinibius saliphilus, a genomic segment contains:
- a CDS encoding MlaC/ttg2D family ABC transporter substrate-binding protein has protein sequence MKCIKYSLFIITFLLGAQTIQPQYGFAQKNSSAIKDLLEKRNNEIKELVGPKGTEYTEEQRNKLKDIINGIVDYQKMAQYALQETYSTLSQEEREEFINLFSTIIRDHSLKNLDIYRANVKYEQINVEADTAVVETLAQLKRVRTPVTYHMEYKNKEWVVTDIIIDDVSTANSYRRQFQNIINKKGYAHLLKTLRKKVSA, from the coding sequence ATGAAGTGTATTAAGTATAGTTTATTTATTATTACTTTTCTTTTGGGAGCACAAACTATTCAACCCCAATATGGTTTTGCTCAGAAAAATAGTTCAGCTATTAAAGACCTGCTTGAAAAGCGCAATAATGAGATAAAAGAGCTTGTTGGTCCCAAGGGCACGGAATATACAGAAGAACAACGAAACAAGTTGAAGGATATCATTAATGGTATTGTTGACTACCAAAAAATGGCTCAATACGCGTTACAGGAAACGTATAGCACTTTATCACAAGAAGAAAGAGAGGAATTCATTAATCTTTTTTCTACAATAATTCGAGATCATTCACTAAAAAATCTTGATATTTACAGAGCTAATGTTAAATATGAACAGATCAATGTTGAGGCGGATACAGCTGTAGTTGAAACACTTGCACAACTTAAGCGTGTTCGTACGCCGGTAACTTATCATATGGAATATAAAAACAAAGAATGGGTAGTTACTGACATTATTATTGATGATGTATCAACGGCAAACTCTTACCGCAGACAGTTCCAAAATATAATTAATAAAAAGGGGTACGCTCATCTGCTGAAAACACTTCGTAAAAAAGTATCAGCGTAG